Genomic DNA from Dioscorea cayenensis subsp. rotundata cultivar TDr96_F1 chromosome 1, TDr96_F1_v2_PseudoChromosome.rev07_lg8_w22 25.fasta, whole genome shotgun sequence:
TGCCCATAGACCAAACACATAGCCAGTAACACCACCATAATAGAACCATTGTGTGTCATCAGATTCGCAACCGTCTTCAGAATAAATACAAGATGGTATCAGATCATGAACTGTGGCATCGCTGTCGCATTTTTGTTGTAGAGGAGGACCGCAAAGATTATGGTTCCCGATGTAAATAAATGGATCATTCAGAGTCTGAAGTTGGTAACCTGATGGAATTCTTCCTGACAAGTTGTTATAAGAAAGGTTCAGGTGGCTCAGAAAACTTATGGTAGATAAACTTGATGGAATTTCACCTTCAAGACTGTTTGCTGACAAATCAAGAGATTCCAATGAGTATAAGCCACCGATTGATGCGGGGATGTGTCCTGTGAGATGATTTCCAGACAAGTTCAGACTTTTCAGTCCATGCAGACTGCCTAGTTCAACAGGTATTTGTCCTGACAGTTGATTCATTGAAAGATCTATGCTTCTCATTAATGGGAGGGTTTTGGTGTATTGTAGCAGCATGCCTTTGGTGAAGACTGATATGCTATCGCTGTAACCAATGGTGCTAATGTTGTCTGTTCTTGTCAAAGTCTGGCTTTCAAAGCTCTCCAGTGCGGTCTCTGTTGCCTCAGTTGTGTATTTCATTGCTGTTAAGTTGCCGAAATCTTGAGGTATCCTTCCGGACAAGTGATTATCTGAAAGGTCTAAAATTTGAAGTAGCTGTAGATTTGATAGTTCTTGAGGGATGCTACCATAGAACATATTGTGTCGAAGCCGGAGTATCCTCAGGAATTTCATGTTCTGTCCGATCCAAGTTGGTATTCTTCCAGTCAGATTATTCCCACCAAGATCTAAAGTTACTAGATAGTTGCAGGATTTTAGAGATGAAGGGATTTCTCCAGAGAGATTGTTGCTTCCTAAATGAAGCACTTCCACAATGCAAGGAGAAGCCACTTCCGGAACCAAACCCGTTAGATTGTTGTTTGCAAGATTAGCTACGAACAAGTCACGCAAATCAGAGAAGCATATTGGGAGCTCACCAGAAAGAAGATTGTTCGAAAGATCAACTACTTCCAAAATCTGAATTTTGCATATAGATGCAGGAACTGCACCATTTATGAGGTTATTTGAAAGATATATTTGAGCCAAGCTGTATAAATTTCCACTGAAGATTTGATGAAGTTCGCCTGAGAATGAGTTATCTGATAGATCCGCGTATTCTACATCTGGTGGCAGGGAAGGCAATGGACCTGAAAACATGTTTGAGCTCAAATTGATTATTCGGATGCTATAGAACTTTAAATATGGAGGAATACTTCCGGTGATTCGGTTATGAGAGAGATCTAAAAGTGTGACGAAATTTGACAATTTCCAAAACCAGTCAGGTAATTTATCTGCAATTCCTGCATTGGAGATGTAGAGTTGTACAAAGTACTTCTGTGTTCTAAGCCATGAAGGGAATCGTTGGCCTAACTGGCAGTTTGACAGACTAATTATTTTTAGCTGGAATGGAGGAATCCAATTTCTGCTCACATTGAAAGCCAATGAATTTAATCTCATGCCCAGGTCTTCCAACTTTGAAAGATTGGCAAAATGAGCTTCAGTGACAACACCTCCTACTGAATTGGACGAGATGTCAAAAATTTTCAGTTCTGACAGTTGTCCAATGCTCAGTGGTAGATTTCCATTCAGTCCATTATAACTGAGATACAACCCTCTCAAACTCGACAGATTCCCGATGGAAGCAGGAATTGGTCCGTCCAGAGAGTTCTTGCTGACATCAAGAATGACTATTCTTTTGAGCATCACCAACCAATTCATCAGTTCACCTCTCAACATATTGCTTCTCAAATTTAAGATCTCAACAGTATTACCGATACATAAAGAGAAAATATCCGAGAATGTGCTTGTGTTTTGACTGATATTGTTGGATGAAAGATCAAGACTGCGCAAGTTACATATATTGCCCATGTTTCTTGGCAATGGACCAACAAAGTTATTGAGTCCGAGCTGAAGCACCTCCAGGGATGTCATCTGGCCAATAGCTTCAGGTATCGGACCATGGAAATGATTGAACCAGAGATCAAGCTGGACAAGGTTGCTAAAATTTGTCATCCATACAGGAAAGTTggagttgatttggttgttaCTGAGATCAATGATGCGTATAGAATTAGTGAAATTGAAATTTGGAGCAGAAGAAGGAAGCTGTTGAAGTTGGCagtctgat
This window encodes:
- the LOC120262315 gene encoding receptor-like protein EIX2, yielding METHRPLHLLLVLGCLTSKIIQCMSCIQHERVALLKFKARLEDPHHLLSSWTGEDCCTWRGIGCNNKTGHVNMMDLRHEHLCDGPSNNGLLSGEINPSLLDLQHLNHLDLSSNNFKGIPIPNFIGSFAELSYLNLSNVGFTGMIPPQLGNLTSLRYLDLNSLYHANHRLFADELNWISRLSTLKHLDMSGVNLAKASNWHYAVSMLPVLTVLLLSDCQLQQLPSSAPNFNFTNSIRIIDLSNNQINSNFPVWMTNFSNLVQLDLWFNHFHGPIPEAIGQMTSLEVLQLGLNNFVGPLPRNMGNICNLRSLDLSSNNISQNTSTFSDIFSLCIGNTVEILNLRSNMLRGELMNWLVMLKRIVILDVSKNSLDGPIPASIGNLSSLRGLYLSYNGLNGNLPLSIGQLSELKIFDISSNSVGGVVTEAHFANLSKLEDLGMRLNSLAFNVSRNWIPPFQLKIISLSNCQLGQRFPSWLRTQKYFVQLYISNAGIADKLPDWFWKLSNFVTLLDLSHNRITGSIPPYLKFYSIRIINLSSNMFSGPLPSLPPDVEYADLSDNSFSGELHQIFSGNLYSLAQIYLSNNLINGAVPASICKIQILEVVDLSNNLLSGELPICFSDLRDLFVANLANNNLTGLVPEVASPCIVEVLHLGSNNLSGEIPSSLKSCNYLVTLDLGGNNLTGRIPTWIGQNMKFLRILRLRHNMFYGSIPQELSNLQLLQILDLSDNHLSGRIPQDFGNLTAMKYTTEATETALESFESQTLTRTDNISTIGYSDSISVFTKGMLLQYTKTLPLMRSIDLSMNQLSGQIPVELGSLHGLKSLNLSGNHLTGHIPASIGGLYSLESLDLSANSLEGEIPSSLSTISFLSHLNLSYNNLSGRIPSGYQLQTLNDPFIYIGNHNLCGPPLQQKCDSDATVHDLIPSCIYSEDGCESDDTQWFYYGGVTGYVFGLWAVCVSLLFSEAIRNAFGLIDFTHHIMNFRNHQIETRS